From a single Cytophagales bacterium WSM2-2 genomic region:
- the susA gene encoding neopullulanase SusA, with amino-acid sequence MNSLLRKTLAAIAVTIPLFAVSQKQPQQNFDRVEPPNWWVGMKTQEFQLLFYKHDFSVSDYEVSINYPGVTLKEKIKVENPHYVFLKLQVSGSAKAGMMPIQFTLNKKSFTYSYALKAKSAATNRIQGFNSSDVVYLVFPDRFANGDLKNDTIPGYFHGTHRDKPYGRHGGDIRGISDHLDYIRDLGMTAIWINPVLENNQKRDSYHGYAITDLYNVDKRFGTNEEYVALIDKAHQSGIKIIQDMVMNHIGNEHWLVKDPPEKNWIHQFPQYTSSNYRGGLISDPYKSKADSIKMVNGWFDTTMPDVNQSVPLFADYLIQNSLWWMEYAGIDGIRMDTYPYPDKYFMARWAKVLTDEYPRFNIVGEVWLNNITSTAYWQKGARNADGYNSYLPSVTDFPFCFAVPKALHENAGWDNGMARLYDLLSQDFQYVDANSNLTFLDNHDMTRFFLSAGKDINKFNMGLTFMLTVRGIPQIYYGTEALMDGDASVHPQVRRDFPGGWANDETNFFTNKNLSPDQQKTVQFMKKLLNWRKSKAVIHKGKLTHYIPQDNVYVYFRSLGNEIVMVAMNGNAKEMKLNTSRFAESIKGKMKAKNVLTDEVVQNLGEITLPPMTAVVLELE; translated from the coding sequence ATGAATTCACTTCTACGAAAGACACTCGCTGCCATTGCAGTTACAATTCCATTGTTTGCAGTATCGCAAAAACAACCGCAGCAAAACTTCGATCGTGTAGAACCACCTAACTGGTGGGTAGGGATGAAAACGCAGGAGTTCCAACTGTTATTCTACAAGCATGACTTCAGTGTTTCTGATTATGAAGTTTCTATCAATTACCCCGGAGTTACACTAAAAGAAAAAATCAAAGTTGAGAATCCGCACTACGTATTTCTGAAGCTCCAAGTGAGCGGTTCGGCCAAGGCCGGTATGATGCCCATTCAATTTACTCTCAACAAGAAATCATTTACATACTCGTATGCCTTGAAAGCCAAGTCAGCGGCAACTAATCGGATTCAGGGTTTCAACTCAAGTGATGTCGTGTATTTAGTTTTTCCCGATCGCTTTGCCAATGGAGACCTGAAAAACGATACGATTCCCGGTTACTTCCATGGTACGCATCGCGATAAGCCGTATGGAAGACATGGCGGTGACATCAGGGGAATTTCAGATCATCTTGACTACATCAGGGATTTGGGAATGACAGCGATCTGGATCAATCCTGTGCTGGAGAATAATCAGAAACGTGACAGCTACCACGGTTATGCGATCACCGATTTATACAATGTTGATAAAAGATTCGGTACCAACGAAGAGTATGTGGCACTGATCGATAAAGCTCACCAGTCGGGAATCAAAATTATCCAGGACATGGTGATGAATCACATTGGCAATGAACATTGGCTGGTGAAAGATCCCCCGGAAAAGAATTGGATCCATCAGTTTCCTCAATATACAAGTTCAAATTACCGTGGAGGTTTGATAAGCGACCCCTACAAATCAAAAGCGGATTCAATCAAGATGGTGAACGGTTGGTTTGACACAACTATGCCTGACGTTAATCAATCGGTGCCTTTGTTTGCCGATTATCTCATTCAGAATTCACTTTGGTGGATGGAGTATGCGGGTATCGATGGTATTCGCATGGATACGTATCCTTACCCCGACAAATATTTTATGGCACGGTGGGCAAAAGTGTTGACGGACGAATACCCGAGATTTAATATCGTAGGAGAGGTTTGGTTGAATAACATTACCTCAACGGCCTACTGGCAAAAGGGCGCAAGAAATGCTGACGGATACAACTCTTATCTACCATCTGTTACTGATTTTCCTTTTTGCTTTGCTGTGCCAAAAGCCCTGCACGAAAATGCTGGATGGGATAACGGTATGGCAAGGTTGTATGATTTATTGAGCCAGGATTTTCAATATGTTGATGCTAACTCCAACCTGACATTCTTGGATAATCATGACATGACGAGATTCTTTCTTTCCGCGGGAAAGGATATTAACAAATTCAATATGGGATTGACATTCATGCTGACTGTGAGAGGTATTCCACAAATTTATTATGGCACGGAAGCATTGATGGACGGTGATGCCAGTGTGCATCCGCAAGTGCGAAGGGACTTTCCCGGCGGCTGGGCTAATGACGAAACCAATTTCTTTACGAATAAAAACCTGTCACCAGATCAGCAAAAGACAGTGCAGTTCATGAAAAAATTATTGAACTGGAGGAAATCGAAGGCAGTCATTCATAAAGGAAAACTGACGCACTACATTCCACAGGATAATGTCTACGTCTATTTCCGCTCACTTGGAAACGAGATCGTGATGGTAGCAATGAATGGCAATGCCAAAGAAATGAAACTCAATACTTCGCGATTTGCAGAATCTATCAAGGGCAAGATGAAAGCGAAAAATGTTCTTACAGACGAGGTGGTACAAAATCTTGGAGAGATCACATTACCACCGATGACGGCTGTAGTGCTCGAGTTGGAGTAG
- a CDS encoding YggS family pyridoxal phosphate enzyme gives MGVRNNITFFQNRFTGKVCRLVAVSKTHPVEKIREAYDAGQRIFGENKVQEMCAKQPELPQDIEWHLIGHLQSNKVKQVAPFVALIHSVDSFKLLEEINKQGKKNNRTVPCLLQVHIATEETKFGFDETEIIELISSGKIAALDSVKITGLMGMATFTDSKDQVRREFKSLKNLFDKIKGLPLSSNIEMKELSMGMSQDYEIAMEEGSTLVRIGTAIFGGR, from the coding sequence ATGGGCGTCAGAAATAATATTACGTTTTTCCAAAATCGGTTCACTGGTAAGGTTTGCAGGCTTGTTGCCGTCAGTAAAACCCACCCTGTAGAAAAGATTAGAGAGGCCTACGATGCAGGTCAGCGGATTTTTGGGGAAAATAAGGTCCAGGAAATGTGTGCCAAGCAGCCCGAATTACCGCAGGATATTGAGTGGCACCTGATCGGCCATCTGCAAAGCAATAAGGTAAAGCAGGTAGCACCTTTTGTGGCTTTGATACATTCGGTAGACAGTTTTAAACTGCTTGAAGAAATCAATAAGCAGGGAAAAAAAAACAACCGGACTGTCCCTTGTTTGTTACAGGTGCACATTGCCACTGAGGAAACCAAATTCGGTTTTGACGAAACGGAAATTATTGAGTTGATCAGTTCAGGTAAAATCGCAGCCTTGGATTCTGTAAAAATTACCGGCCTTATGGGCATGGCCACTTTTACCGATAGCAAAGACCAGGTCAGAAGAGAATTCAAATCATTGAAAAATCTTTTTGACAAAATCAAAGGATTGCCTCTATCATCCAATATAGAAATGAAAGAGCTGTCCATGGGGATGAGCCAGGACTATGAAATCGCGATGGAAGAAGGCAGTACGCTGGTAAGAATCGGTACTGCGATCTTTGGCGGACGATAA
- a CDS encoding lysine transporter LysE, which produces MLIALKGVQMGIVLAFLVGPVFFTIIQTSVEKGFWNGALVAIGVSLSDILYVAICYFGLFQFLNDPSSKKNMAYLGGAILIAFGLYHLIVKARRSKSVSFHAAAEAKPLKYILKGFVINGITPMVFIFWIGTISVATIDFGYSTGFEFFIFFTALLVTVLATDITKAFLADKLRRLITHRFLTIMNIVVGICLLAFGVRLLLMAENGLQLV; this is translated from the coding sequence ATGCTGATCGCACTCAAAGGAGTTCAGATGGGTATAGTACTTGCCTTTTTAGTAGGGCCGGTTTTTTTTACCATTATTCAAACCAGCGTTGAGAAAGGATTTTGGAATGGGGCCCTCGTGGCTATTGGCGTTTCGCTATCGGATATTCTGTATGTAGCAATCTGCTACTTCGGCCTTTTTCAATTCCTGAATGATCCCAGCTCGAAAAAAAATATGGCTTATCTCGGAGGTGCCATTCTTATCGCCTTTGGACTCTACCATTTGATTGTCAAAGCGCGAAGGAGCAAGTCAGTTTCTTTTCATGCAGCGGCCGAAGCGAAGCCATTGAAGTACATTTTGAAAGGTTTCGTTATCAATGGAATTACCCCGATGGTTTTTATTTTTTGGATTGGAACGATCAGCGTGGCCACGATTGACTTTGGCTATTCCACAGGTTTTGAATTCTTCATCTTCTTTACAGCTCTCCTGGTCACCGTGCTGGCGACCGATATTACCAAGGCTTTCCTTGCAGACAAATTACGCAGACTGATAACGCACCGATTCTTAACCATCATGAATATTGTGGTTGGAATCTGCTTACTAGCATTTGGAGTTCGTCTTCTTCTGATGGCCGAGAACGGGCTGCAACTCGTCTAA
- the queA_2 gene encoding S-adenosylmethionine:tRNA ribosyltransferase-isomerase — translation MNPPVIPIQDYTYELPDEKIALHPLPERDQSKLLVYKESKIIHSTFSYVGDFLPQNSILFFNNTKVIPARLFFKKDTGAIIEVFLLHPVWPSAVVAIAMSARGKCRWHCTIGNLKKWTPNSKLQIAIDQLKIEATLIDREKAIVELEWNLPLQFSEVIQKIGAIPLPPYIKRKAEVSDTNRYQTVYSKEDGAVAAPTAGLHFTEKVFSSLREKKIETAYLTLHVSAGTFQPVKVENAKEHIMHSEQVVVTKQNIEQLLSEKEIVAVGTTSLRTLESIYWYGVKLIKDPSAEFIIEQNDAYQLNPVPRTASLHAVLEKMRKEETEQLLGETSIYILPGYNFKIANALITNFHQPGSTLMLLVAAFIGENWKKVYNEALTNEYRFLSYGDSSLLFRNKF, via the coding sequence ATGAATCCTCCGGTCATCCCAATTCAGGACTACACTTACGAGCTTCCCGATGAAAAAATTGCTTTGCATCCCCTGCCTGAAAGAGACCAATCCAAATTGCTGGTCTACAAGGAAAGTAAGATCATTCATTCCACCTTCTCTTATGTAGGCGATTTTCTTCCTCAGAATTCAATTCTTTTTTTTAACAATACCAAAGTAATCCCGGCCCGGTTGTTCTTTAAAAAAGATACCGGAGCTATAATCGAGGTTTTTTTACTTCACCCCGTTTGGCCTTCTGCGGTTGTCGCAATAGCAATGAGTGCCCGTGGAAAATGTCGTTGGCATTGTACCATTGGAAATCTCAAGAAGTGGACACCAAATTCCAAACTACAGATCGCCATCGACCAACTGAAGATCGAAGCCACTCTAATCGATCGTGAAAAAGCCATTGTAGAACTTGAGTGGAATCTTCCTCTCCAGTTTTCTGAAGTAATCCAAAAAATCGGTGCCATCCCATTACCACCGTATATCAAACGCAAAGCAGAAGTATCCGATACCAATCGTTATCAAACTGTTTATTCCAAAGAAGACGGTGCTGTGGCTGCTCCTACGGCCGGGCTGCATTTCACCGAAAAAGTTTTTTCATCACTTCGGGAGAAAAAAATAGAAACTGCCTATCTAACACTCCATGTCAGCGCAGGAACATTTCAGCCTGTGAAAGTGGAAAATGCTAAAGAACACATTATGCACTCGGAGCAAGTGGTCGTGACAAAACAAAACATTGAGCAACTTCTCTCAGAAAAAGAGATTGTTGCTGTTGGTACGACCTCCCTGCGCACCCTGGAAAGCATTTACTGGTATGGGGTCAAACTGATCAAAGACCCAAGTGCAGAATTTATCATTGAGCAAAATGACGCTTATCAATTGAATCCTGTTCCAAGAACAGCCTCGCTGCATGCTGTACTTGAAAAAATGAGAAAAGAAGAAACCGAACAACTCCTTGGAGAAACTTCTATTTACATTTTGCCCGGTTACAATTTTAAAATCGCAAATGCTTTGATTACGAATTTTCATCAGCCAGGGTCAACACTAATGTTGTTGGTAGCTGCATTTATTGGAGAAAATTGGAAGAAGGTTTACAATGAGGCTCTCACGAATGAGTACCGTTTTCTCAGCTATGGTGACAGCTCCCTTCTTTTCCGTAATAAGTTTTAG
- a CDS encoding phenylacetate-CoA oxygenase subunit PaaI: MNEAALKELLYKIADDLLILGHRNSEWTGFGPLLEEDIAFSSMAQDKVGQSYAVYQMLNNLGEQAPDTVAFMRNADQFHNCQLVELPNQEYDFSLVRHFLFDTADALRWEMLSQSSYEPLAQLARKIKGELRYHTMHANTWIKQLGSATEESISRLQTSLKLAFPYALGIFEESSYEKEIIGSGLFAGEQELKKRWLAKTEEIISKTQLQYPDVKIVAPIIGGRVGKHTEHLQPLLDEMSEVFRIDPTAEW; the protein is encoded by the coding sequence ATGAATGAAGCTGCATTAAAAGAACTCCTCTATAAAATTGCCGATGATCTTTTGATCCTTGGACACCGTAACAGCGAGTGGACTGGTTTTGGACCGTTGCTGGAAGAAGATATTGCGTTCTCATCGATGGCTCAGGACAAAGTTGGGCAGAGCTACGCTGTTTATCAAATGCTGAATAATCTCGGTGAGCAGGCGCCAGACACCGTTGCGTTTATGCGCAATGCCGATCAATTTCATAATTGCCAATTGGTAGAACTTCCTAACCAGGAATATGATTTCAGTCTAGTGCGTCATTTTCTTTTTGACACCGCAGACGCTCTCCGATGGGAAATGCTTTCGCAATCCTCGTATGAACCACTGGCTCAGCTGGCAAGAAAAATCAAGGGCGAACTTCGTTACCACACCATGCACGCCAACACCTGGATTAAGCAACTCGGTTCAGCAACGGAGGAAAGTATCAGCCGATTACAGACCTCTTTGAAACTTGCTTTTCCATATGCGCTGGGAATTTTTGAGGAGTCATCTTATGAAAAAGAAATTATTGGATCTGGTCTTTTTGCAGGTGAGCAAGAATTAAAAAAACGCTGGCTCGCAAAAACAGAAGAGATAATATCCAAGACGCAACTCCAGTATCCCGATGTAAAAATAGTCGCTCCAATCATTGGAGGCCGGGTTGGCAAACATACCGAGCACCTGCAACCGCTACTGGATGAAATGAGTGAGGTCTTTCGGATTGATCCTACGGCCGAGTGGTGA
- the paaA gene encoding phenylacetate-CoA oxygenase subunit PaaA: MYGGGNTFEGIKTDSIAQEDPQQLAAFEARIARGEKIEPTDWMPQLYRKQLIRMIEQHGHSEIIGALPEGTWITRAPGFKRKMSLMAKVQDEVGHAQLLYSAAETLGKSREQMIDDLINGKSKYSNIFNYPTFTWADCCFISWLVDAGAIVNQLANAKGSYGPYCRALDRICAEESFHLKYGHHCVIYLASGTQKQRDMFQEALNRWWPPMMHFFGPSDKISAHTEILMRWKVKMGTNDDMRNQFLDMYVPKIWELGFTIPDPLLKKNTETGKWDYTEPDWEEFKRVINGDGPCNKERLQVRKIAEERGKWVREALKTPSTKYVMPLA; this comes from the coding sequence ATGTACGGAGGCGGAAATACATTTGAAGGAATCAAGACAGACAGCATTGCTCAAGAAGACCCGCAGCAACTGGCGGCTTTTGAGGCGCGTATTGCCAGAGGTGAAAAAATTGAGCCCACCGATTGGATGCCACAGCTCTATCGCAAGCAACTGATTCGAATGATCGAACAGCATGGTCATAGCGAAATTATCGGTGCATTGCCGGAAGGCACCTGGATCACCAGGGCTCCTGGTTTCAAGCGCAAGATGTCGCTGATGGCGAAAGTACAGGATGAAGTGGGACACGCACAACTTCTTTACAGTGCGGCTGAGACTTTGGGAAAGTCTCGTGAGCAAATGATTGACGACCTCATCAACGGAAAGTCAAAATACTCGAACATCTTCAACTACCCGACCTTTACCTGGGCCGACTGCTGCTTTATTTCATGGCTTGTAGATGCGGGGGCAATCGTGAACCAATTGGCCAATGCCAAGGGAAGCTACGGTCCTTATTGTCGTGCTCTCGACCGTATTTGCGCAGAAGAGTCTTTTCACCTGAAATACGGACATCATTGTGTTATCTATTTGGCCAGTGGCACACAAAAGCAACGTGATATGTTCCAGGAAGCACTCAACCGCTGGTGGCCCCCGATGATGCACTTCTTCGGGCCTAGCGATAAAATTTCTGCACACACGGAAATCCTGATGCGATGGAAGGTGAAAATGGGAACGAACGATGACATGCGTAATCAATTTCTTGACATGTATGTCCCAAAAATCTGGGAGCTTGGATTCACTATACCAGACCCGTTGCTGAAGAAAAACACAGAGACAGGAAAGTGGGATTATACTGAACCTGACTGGGAAGAATTCAAGCGCGTGATCAACGGAGATGGTCCTTGTAATAAGGAAAGATTGCAAGTGCGGAAAATTGCGGAAGAACGCGGAAAATGGGTAAGAGAGGCCCTGAAAACCCCTTCTACAAAGTACGTGATGCCGCTGGCTTAG
- a CDS encoding serpin: MKRIIPFLCLLLLILASCDKSIIPDNKPNLRELSVTEQSVSTANNDFAFNLFRKAHQEAENENIFFSPLSVTIGLAMTMNGASDETRQSILNVLQFNNTSPTDVNQACKDLTTLLTSMDRTVQIGLANSVWTNQNFTVQKSFSDIISQYYDGKVQALNFSDQSSVNTINSWIESKTNHLIKKMVSSTNPDDAMFLVNAIYFKGSWKNPFENSQTHPAPFFAEDGASHSVTTMHSKESKILFFQNDNFMLVDIPYGNEQFSMSILMPTGNYSVNSLTSILKQDSLEKWLDHSVSISPQLELPKFKMNWKKELKNVLSGMGMKLTGFPHLFEEPLSLEITSVLHQSYVDVNEQGTEAAAATTVTIGVTSVGPPPVIKINRPFVYLIREKHTNATLFMGQMFSPESN, encoded by the coding sequence ATGAAAAGAATAATTCCATTCCTCTGCCTGCTCCTGTTAATACTAGCTTCCTGTGATAAGAGTATCATTCCCGATAACAAACCTAATCTGCGCGAGTTGTCTGTAACAGAACAATCAGTATCTACGGCCAATAACGACTTTGCATTTAACCTCTTCCGCAAGGCTCATCAAGAGGCAGAAAACGAAAACATCTTTTTCTCACCGTTGAGTGTCACCATCGGTCTTGCTATGACAATGAATGGCGCATCTGACGAAACACGCCAATCCATTCTAAATGTGCTTCAATTTAACAATACGTCTCCGACAGATGTTAATCAAGCGTGTAAGGATCTCACAACTCTCCTGACTTCGATGGACAGAACCGTACAAATAGGTTTAGCTAATTCCGTATGGACCAATCAGAATTTCACAGTGCAGAAATCTTTCTCCGATATCATTTCTCAATATTATGATGGGAAAGTACAGGCCCTTAATTTTTCGGACCAGTCCAGCGTTAACACGATTAATTCGTGGATCGAATCAAAAACCAACCACTTAATTAAGAAAATGGTTAGTAGTACCAACCCCGATGATGCCATGTTCTTAGTGAACGCTATATACTTCAAGGGATCGTGGAAAAACCCGTTTGAAAATTCACAAACACACCCTGCACCATTCTTTGCCGAAGACGGGGCATCTCATAGCGTGACGACCATGCACTCAAAGGAATCAAAAATTTTATTCTTCCAAAATGATAATTTTATGCTAGTCGATATTCCTTATGGCAATGAACAATTCAGCATGAGCATTTTGATGCCTACCGGTAACTATTCCGTTAACTCTCTCACATCGATTTTGAAACAAGATTCTTTGGAAAAATGGCTAGATCACTCCGTTTCAATTTCTCCCCAATTGGAGCTTCCCAAATTCAAAATGAACTGGAAGAAGGAACTGAAAAATGTTTTGAGTGGAATGGGAATGAAACTGACAGGATTTCCACATCTATTCGAAGAGCCTCTCTCTTTGGAGATAACAAGTGTGCTGCATCAGTCATATGTAGATGTTAACGAACAAGGCACTGAAGCTGCTGCTGCAACGACTGTAACCATTGGGGTAACTTCAGTCGGCCCTCCACCTGTTATCAAAATCAACAGGCCATTTGTTTACCTGATCCGTGAAAAACATACCAATGCCACATTGTTTATGGGGCAAATGTTTTCACCTGAGAGCAATTGA
- a CDS encoding glucan 1,4-alpha-glucosidase — protein MKRFCLLTILLFVSASLIAQTPDYKNPKLPTGQRVKDLLSRMTPEEKFWQLFMIPGDLDSASPDQYKTGIFGFQVSVSTNSNSAAQQMLNYNTKESGLQLVRKINSIQKYFVEQSRLGIPIIAFDEALHGLVRDGATAFPQSIALAATFDTALMKSVATAIARETKARGIRQVLSPVVNIATDVRWGRVEETYGEDPFLTSEMGNAFVSAFEKMNIVTTPKHFVANVGDGGRDSYPVHASERFMEEIHFPPFKSAFQKGGSRSVMTSYNSYDGVPSTSNSWLLTKKLKDEWKFKGFVISDAGAVGGSIVLHNTASDYSISGEQAINAGLDVIFQTQYEHYKLFIPSFLDGRISKQRIDDAVSRVLTAKFELGLFENPYVSEEIIQNLSRSNSSKLTARRAAQESVVLLKNEKNILPLSGDLKSIAVIGEDAIEGRLGGYSGPGNGVVNLLDGIKKRLPNARINFANGCGRKNEEWRGISPEYLSSGDKQGLKGEYFNNVSLEGAATLTRQDPTVDFHWTLYSPDKSIRNGFYSVRWSGKIRAPQTGNTKIGLEGNDGFRLYVDNKLIVDNWKKESYRSLLADFYFEKDKTYDLRIEFFEPVGNAHIKLVWNVDSKNDWKGKIEEAVKVAQQSDVAIVVAGIREGEFQDRALLTLPGHQEEMINKIAATGKPVVVVIVGGSAVVMQNWISNVPGILDVWYPGEEGGNAVAAVLLGDVNPSGRLPITFPVHESQLPLTYNHKPTGRGDDYNDLSGEPLFPFGFGLSYTQFQYTNIHLDENEINANQSTRVSIDIENTGTREGDEVIQLYVKDELASIARPVLELKAFNRIHLQPKQKKRVTFEVTPEMLSMLNKEMQWVVEPGEFALMIGASSKDIRQVIQFRIR, from the coding sequence ATGAAACGCTTTTGCCTGCTTACTATTCTGTTGTTTGTTTCAGCTTCTTTAATTGCGCAAACACCAGACTATAAGAACCCGAAACTCCCAACGGGACAACGCGTAAAAGACCTGCTTTCACGGATGACACCGGAGGAAAAATTCTGGCAACTATTTATGATACCAGGTGACCTCGATAGTGCAAGTCCTGATCAATACAAAACCGGAATATTCGGCTTCCAGGTGAGTGTAAGTACGAACAGCAATTCTGCAGCGCAGCAGATGCTGAACTATAACACGAAAGAAAGCGGGCTTCAGCTTGTCCGAAAAATCAACTCCATTCAGAAATATTTTGTAGAGCAAAGTCGCCTGGGTATCCCAATCATCGCTTTTGATGAAGCATTACATGGACTTGTACGTGATGGGGCAACAGCCTTTCCTCAATCAATAGCGTTGGCAGCAACTTTCGATACTGCTTTGATGAAATCAGTAGCCACTGCTATTGCCAGAGAAACCAAAGCGCGTGGTATTCGGCAGGTACTGTCACCTGTGGTAAACATTGCCACTGATGTGCGATGGGGGAGAGTGGAAGAAACGTATGGCGAAGATCCTTTTCTGACTTCAGAAATGGGTAATGCATTTGTAAGCGCGTTCGAAAAAATGAACATCGTTACCACGCCAAAACATTTTGTAGCTAATGTGGGAGATGGAGGGAGAGACAGTTATCCCGTTCATGCCAGTGAGAGATTCATGGAGGAAATTCATTTTCCACCATTCAAATCCGCATTTCAGAAAGGCGGTTCCCGTTCTGTGATGACCAGCTACAATTCATATGATGGTGTACCTTCAACTAGTAATTCGTGGCTGTTAACAAAAAAATTGAAAGACGAATGGAAGTTTAAAGGATTTGTAATTTCTGATGCAGGGGCAGTTGGAGGATCAATTGTGTTGCACAATACAGCCAGCGACTATTCAATTTCCGGGGAGCAGGCAATCAATGCCGGACTCGATGTTATTTTTCAGACACAGTATGAACACTATAAGCTTTTTATCCCGTCATTCCTGGATGGCCGGATTTCCAAACAGAGAATTGATGATGCCGTGAGTCGCGTGCTGACTGCAAAATTTGAGTTGGGCCTTTTTGAAAACCCATACGTGTCCGAAGAGATAATTCAAAACCTTTCAAGGAGCAATTCGAGTAAATTAACTGCGAGGCGAGCCGCACAGGAATCTGTTGTACTGTTGAAGAACGAAAAGAATATCCTGCCTTTATCCGGTGATCTAAAATCGATCGCGGTGATTGGTGAGGATGCGATAGAAGGCAGGCTGGGTGGCTATAGTGGCCCCGGCAACGGGGTGGTCAACCTTCTGGACGGAATAAAAAAACGATTGCCAAACGCTAGAATAAATTTCGCGAATGGTTGTGGAAGAAAAAACGAAGAATGGAGGGGCATTTCTCCTGAGTATTTGTCTTCTGGCGACAAGCAGGGTTTGAAGGGCGAGTACTTTAACAACGTATCCCTCGAAGGCGCTGCCACGCTAACACGCCAGGATCCCACTGTTGATTTTCATTGGACGTTATATTCTCCTGACAAATCAATACGCAATGGTTTTTATTCCGTTCGCTGGTCGGGTAAAATCCGCGCTCCTCAAACAGGTAACACGAAAATAGGCCTCGAAGGAAATGATGGCTTCCGGCTTTATGTTGATAATAAATTGATTGTAGACAATTGGAAAAAGGAAAGCTACCGTTCTTTACTTGCAGATTTTTATTTCGAGAAAGACAAAACGTATGACCTCCGTATTGAATTTTTCGAGCCTGTTGGGAATGCTCATATCAAATTGGTTTGGAACGTTGACAGTAAGAATGATTGGAAGGGAAAAATCGAAGAAGCGGTCAAAGTGGCTCAACAGTCGGATGTTGCAATTGTTGTGGCAGGAATTCGCGAAGGAGAATTTCAGGACAGAGCTCTGTTGACATTGCCTGGCCATCAAGAAGAAATGATCAATAAAATTGCGGCAACTGGCAAACCGGTGGTTGTGGTCATTGTGGGTGGAAGCGCTGTCGTTATGCAAAATTGGATCAGCAATGTCCCTGGAATTCTTGATGTATGGTACCCTGGAGAAGAAGGTGGAAATGCAGTTGCCGCTGTTTTACTTGGGGATGTTAATCCATCAGGCAGATTGCCTATTACTTTTCCTGTGCATGAATCTCAATTGCCACTGACCTATAATCACAAACCAACAGGACGCGGTGACGACTATAACGACTTAAGCGGAGAACCGCTCTTTCCTTTTGGCTTTGGGTTAAGCTATACGCAATTCCAATACACCAACATTCACCTGGATGAGAATGAAATAAATGCAAATCAGTCAACTCGTGTTTCTATTGATATAGAAAACACTGGAACTCGTGAAGGCGATGAAGTCATTCAACTCTACGTTAAAGATGAGTTGGCTTCGATTGCCAGGCCGGTGCTGGAGTTGAAAGCATTTAACAGAATTCATTTGCAACCAAAGCAAAAGAAAAGAGTGACTTTTGAAGTCACTCCGGAAATGCTGAGCATGCTGAATAAGGAAATGCAATGGGTTGTCGAGCCCGGTGAGTTTGCTCTGATGATAGGTGCATCTTCAAAGGATATCAGGCAAGTGATTCAGTTTCGTATCAGGTGA
- a CDS encoding transcriptional regulator, producing MLSKTEEQLMELIWKHEKVFMKDLIERLPEPKPATTTIATLLKRMQDKKFVGYTLHGNSREYYPLVNKSDYFSKHVKGMIKNYFNNSAAQFASFFTTTTNLSADELKQLKKIIDQEIKKKEK from the coding sequence ATGCTATCAAAAACCGAAGAACAACTGATGGAACTGATCTGGAAACATGAAAAAGTATTCATGAAAGACCTCATTGAACGTCTGCCCGAGCCTAAGCCAGCCACTACTACTATAGCCACGCTACTAAAGCGGATGCAGGACAAAAAGTTTGTCGGGTATACCCTGCACGGTAACTCACGCGAATACTACCCACTGGTGAATAAGTCGGACTATTTCTCAAAACATGTAAAAGGGATGATCAAAAACTATTTTAATAATTCAGCGGCACAGTTCGCCTCCTTTTTCACCACCACGACTAATTTGTCTGCGGATGAACTCAAGCAACTCAAGAAAATAATCGACCAGGAAATTAAAAAGAAAGAAAAATGA